Genomic window (Streptomyces sp. TG1A-60):
CACCAGGGCGCCGAGGCCGTCCGCCAGGAACAGGCCGGCGAACACGAGCCGCACCCACGCGGCAGGCAGGCCGAGATGTCCGGCGAGCCCTCGCGCCACGCCTCCGAGCCAGCGTCCGTCGCTGCTGCGGTAGAGCTTGCGCGGGGGCCACGGAGTGTCGACTGGCAGTGCTGCGGCTTCCGGCATGCCATCGATGTTCACACGCACGGCGCATCGAGGCATCAGGGTCGGCCCCCGAGAGACCCCTGATCTTCGACCGCAACTTGATCGAACACGTCCCAGGGCCGATATCAGGGTTCGACCAGGGTCATCCCGACTGCCGCCGGACCGGCTCTGCGGTCACGATGGACGCATGACGGATCACCAGCACGCGGCAGCGGAGCCGGGCCCCGGCTCGGGTCCGGACGCCCGGCGGCCCACCACCGAGCCGCAGGACGCCGTGCCCGCACCGGACACGGCCCAGGAGCCGCGCGCGCACGAGGACGGTGGCGCGCATCGGCGGCCGGGCACAGGCACACAGGCCGGCTCGGGCGCACCCGCGGATCAGGCGCCCGCCGGGGACCCGGTCGGGGCCGCACGCGGGCCCACCCCCGGCGTCGCCGCAGACCCGTCCGCCCCGGGCGGGGCCGGCCACCCCTCCCCCGACGATCCGGCCGGCGCCCTCTCCGCCCCGCACAGGTTCCGCCGTGACCGGCGGCACAAAATGCTGGGCGGTGTCTGTGCGGGACTCGGGCGTCAGTGCGACATGGACCCGGTGATCTTCCGTGTCGTGCTCGCGGTGCTCTCCGCGACCGGCGGCTTCGGTCTCGTCTTCTACGGCTTCGCCTGGCTGTTCATGCCGTACGACGACGAAGAGGAGAACGAGGTACGCAAGCTGCTGACCGGCCGGGTCGACGGCCAGGCCCTCACAGCCGTGCTCTTCGCACTGGTCGGCTGCGGCGTCTTCCTCACCATGCTGAGCAACACCACCGTCCTGACCTTCTCCGTGGTCGTCTCCCTGCTCCTGGCCGGTGCGGGGTACTGGTCGCAGCAGCGCGGTGCCCCCGACCCCGATCCGCTCGCCGCGCAGGCCGTGGCCGACGCGCCGCCGGAGGCCCAGGCGCCGCCCGTGGCCGCCTCCTACCCCTCCTGGTGGCGCGACCCCATAGTCAAGGACGGGACGTATGTCGGCGGCACGGGCTATCTGTGGGGGCCGTGGGAGACCCGCGACCGCGACATGGCGGCGGCCGTCAACATCGCCCAGGGCACACACCCCTCCGGCCAGAACATACGCACCGTGCACGCGCCGAAGCCTCGTGGCGCGCGCTGGACAGGCGGCTGGATCTTCCTGCTCGCGCTGCTCGCCGGCGGCGCCGGCACCACCGCGACCTGGGAGGACCGCGCACTGGCCGCCAGCCTGCAGACGGGCCTGGCGTGCGCGCTGACCGTGTTCGGCCTGGGCATAGCCCTGAGCGCCTTCCTGGGCCGTACGGGAGCGGGGTCGATCTTCCTGGCCGTGGTCACGGCGGGACTCCTGGCCTGCTCGGCGGCGCTCCCGGCGAACATCACCACCGACTGGGTCCGTACGGAATGGACACCGGGGAACGCGGAGAGCGTGGCGGCCCGGTACGGGCTGGGCACGGGTGTGGGCACTCTGGACCTGTCCAGGGTGGCCGTGCCGAAGGGAGAGACGCTGGCCACGAGCGTGGAGGTGGGCGCGGGCAAGGTGAAGGTGGTGGTGCCGCCGGACGTCACCGTGCGGCTGGACGTCGAAGTGGGCCTCGGTGACATCCAGTTGCCGGGCGACGACAAGGAGGACGTGGATGTGGCACCGGACAAGAGCGATCGGCTGACACTGCCGCCGGCCGAGGGCTCGGACGGCGGCGGCACGATCACCATCGATCTCGAAGTCGGTCTGGGACAGGCGGAGGTGGCCCGTGCTGCGTCATGAGTTCCGGCCGGGCAAGCTCGTCGCCGGCCTCTTTCTCACCGCCACGGGTGTCGTCTATCTCGGCGACGCGGCCGACGCCTGGGACACACCGTGGTTCGCCGTGATACCCCTCGTCGTCGCCGGGCTGTGTCTCGCGGGGGCGGTGGCGTTCCTGAGCCATGCGCTACGCGGGCACCGGGCACCCGGGCGAAGCGGGTCGGCAGGACCGACGGGGCCAATGGGGCCGGTGGAGTCGATGGGGTCGATGGGCCCCATAGGGCCGACGGGATGGGCTGGAGCATCTGGGCAAGCGGGGCGGGAGGGAGCGGGTGAGCAGGTGAGACATGCGGGAGCGGCCGGCGAGCCGGGGCATGCGCCGGAGGACGGGCCGGCGTCCGAACGGGGTGCGCGGGGCTGACCGACGCGGGACGCCACGGGAGCAGGCACATGACTGACCAGGGACCCGCTGCGGTGATGCGTCGAGCTGGGAGACGACTGTGGCGGCGTTCCCGCGGGCCGGACCGTACGAGTCACAGCCGAGGTTCACGGACCGCCGGTCCCGCCGCCCGGCCTGAGACCCCCTCCGTAGCCCCCGGGCCGCCCGACACTGCACTGCGGGCAGCCCCGCGGGGCTCCGGAGGGGGGCGAGGCTCGGGGGCTGCGGACGTGGGCCTCAGCGGTAGGTGCTCGCGCGGTGTCGGCTGCCGCCGCCGCGGCGGGAACGGATGACCGCGTCCAGCGAGAGGACCGGGGCGCCGGCGAGGATCAGGGGGATCCAGGCCATGAGGTACGGGAGATCCTGGCCGTAGTAGTACGGGGATGCCGACCAGCTGACCGTCAGCCAGAGGCTGAGGGAGATCAGGGCGCCGCCGAGGGCGGCCAGGCGGGAGAAGAGGCCTAGGAGGGTGCCGATACCGACGGCTAGTTCGCCGAGGGCGATGGCGTAGCCGAAGCCGACGGGGTTCTTGAGGGCCATGTCGATCAGGGCCGGGATGGCGGAGGAGTCTCGGGCGGCGCTCATCACGTCGCCGATGGAGCCTGAGCCGGAGTCGGACAGGAAGGCGCTGTCGGTGAGTTTGTCCAGGCCGGCGTAGATGAAGGTGACGCCGAGGAAGACGCGAAGGGGCAGCAGGGCG
Coding sequences:
- a CDS encoding PspC domain-containing protein, whose amino-acid sequence is MTDHQHAAAEPGPGSGPDARRPTTEPQDAVPAPDTAQEPRAHEDGGAHRRPGTGTQAGSGAPADQAPAGDPVGAARGPTPGVAADPSAPGGAGHPSPDDPAGALSAPHRFRRDRRHKMLGGVCAGLGRQCDMDPVIFRVVLAVLSATGGFGLVFYGFAWLFMPYDDEEENEVRKLLTGRVDGQALTAVLFALVGCGVFLTMLSNTTVLTFSVVVSLLLAGAGYWSQQRGAPDPDPLAAQAVADAPPEAQAPPVAASYPSWWRDPIVKDGTYVGGTGYLWGPWETRDRDMAAAVNIAQGTHPSGQNIRTVHAPKPRGARWTGGWIFLLALLAGGAGTTATWEDRALAASLQTGLACALTVFGLGIALSAFLGRTGAGSIFLAVVTAGLLACSAALPANITTDWVRTEWTPGNAESVAARYGLGTGVGTLDLSRVAVPKGETLATSVEVGAGKVKVVVPPDVTVRLDVEVGLGDIQLPGDDKEDVDVAPDKSDRLTLPPAEGSDGGGTITIDLEVGLGQAEVARAAS
- a CDS encoding DoxX family protein, with translation MTHEIRTDSHTPYPDGGHGWRDTATRYALLPLRVFLGVTFIYAGLDKLTDSAFLSDSGSGSIGDVMSAARDSSAIPALIDMALKNPVGFGYAIALGELAVGIGTLLGLFSRLAALGGALISLSLWLTVSWSASPYYYGQDLPYLMAWIPLILAGAPVLSLDAVIRSRRGGGSRHRASTYR